The nucleotide sequence GACGGTGGTGTTTAATCCCCATAAGGCAATGGAGGAAGTGGTGCGCGTTACAAAGCCCGGTGGCGAGATACTCATATATGACCATCTCTTTAGGCGTGGCACAGTGCCTCAGGGCGTGGCTAACACAGTTGATGCAGTGCTCAGTTACAGCTTTGCCAGCGTAACCAGAATAATTGAGGATATCATAGACGGCTTACCTGTCAAAATTGTGGAAGTAAAAGACGGTGACCCTGTAGGATTTGTTAAAGGATTTTTACTTGTTAAGAACCCAAAATGAGCTTACATCTCAACGGGGTGATAATAATTTAATATATCCTGAAATATTCAAACACTGTGAAGTCGAGGCTTTCTTTACAGACGGCGGCATGGGGCTTAAGGTACAAGAGGTGTTTAAACCGTCAAAGGCTCTTTTTATGCCGGTTCAAAGGCACACGGATACGATAGTGGTTTTAAGAAAAAACACTTCATTGCCACCGCCGGATACTGTTGCTGATGCCGTGATATCTGACAGAGAGGATGTTGTCACAGGGGTGCAGAGTGCCGACTGTGTGCCGATTCTGGTTTTCGATAAAGCCCGGAAGGTGACAGCCTCCGTACATGCCGGCTGGAGAGGGACGGCTCAGGAGATTTTAGGCGGTGTGCTTGGACGGTTTTTCAGCGAATTTAAATCTGATGCGGCGGACATTGTAATGGCCCTTGGGCCATCGATAAGGAGTTGTTGTTATGAGGTTGGTGATGAGGTGATTGCGGCAGTCTCTGAGGCCACCGGAGAGGGAGATTATGTGTGCATACAGAGTGCCGGCGGCAAACACATAGATTTAAGCACTGCAAATAAGATACAGGCAGTAAGCTTAGGGGTAAATCCTGAAAATATATGGATATCGCCGGAGTGTACCTGTTGTGTAAGCAGATACCATTCTTACAGGCGGTCTCAAAAACAAAACATTGCAACCACCGGCAGACAGGGGGCCTTCATCACTATTTCATACGGCGATGCGTTATCTTAGCGGTTGTACAGGGGAAACTATAAGCATTGGGTTGAAGCTCGGCAGACTGCTTCGTGCCGGAGATACGGTGTTTTTGACAGGAGAGCTGGGTAGTGGTAAAACCACATTAATTAAGGGTATAGCCGGGGCATTGGGCATCAGCAGCTCTGATATAACAAGTGCAAGTTTTACAATAATTGCGGTACATGAGGGCGCAGTGCCCCTCTACCATATAGACCTCTACCGGCTGGATGATTTGAGCGCTATGGAGGATGTAGGGCTTTTTGAGTACTTTGGCGCTGACGGGATTGCAGTTGTAGAGTGGGCGGATAAACTTCAGGGAACGGAAACGGCGGATGTAACAGTGAACATGAAGTATCTTAACGATAACGAGCGGGAAATAATTATAGAGGGAGTGGATGAACAGAGTTGGGATAATATGTAAGCGCGGTAAAAAGGAAGCATTGGAGTTATTGTTAAAACTAGTACCGTGGCTTAGAGAGCGGCAAATAGAGGTATGCGTTGACTCATACTCTGCACGTGAAACGGGCTTAAAGGGTGTGCCGCAGGAGGATATGCCAAAGCACTGTGACATGGTGGTGGTACTGGGAGGGGATGGCACAATGCTTGCCGCCTCACGGCTTGTTGCTGAGAGTAACCTTCCGATTTTTGGCATAAACCTGGGCGGTCTGGGTTTTATTACCGAGGTAAGCATCGGGGAAGTTTTTAACGTCATAGAAAAGGTAATTACCGGTAAGTGTGCAGTTGAGGACAGGATTATGTTAAATGCCACGGTCATACGGGACAGCAAAACGCTGGCACAGTACACTGTGTTAAACGACGTGGTGATAACAAAGGGAGCGCTGGCACGCATCTTTGATCTTGAGATGTTTATAGACGGGATGTATGTAACCACCTTCAGGGCGGACGGGTTGATTGTATCGACGCCCACAGGCTCAACAGCGTATTCTTTATCGGCGGGCGGTCCAATTCTGTATCCGACCCTTCACTGTTTTGTAATCACCCCCATTTGTTCTCACACACTGACAAACCGGCCTATAGTAATTAACGACGACATGTCCATAGAGATTATTGCAAGGTCAGGAAGTGAGGATGTGTATCTGACACTTGACGGCCAACTGGGGCATCATCTGATGGAAAACGATGTGGTAAGCGTCAAACGCTCAGTCAACATGGCACGGTTGATGATTCCCTGTGAGAGGGACTATTTTCAGATTCTCAGGGAAAAGCTTAAGTGGGGGGAGAGATAAGGTGAGTAGCAAATTTGCATCAACCTTGGTAGAAATATTGAGGGTATATGAGGCAATGGGATTTGAATTATTACCTTTTCCGGGAAAGGATGATGTGTTTCCAGTAACTAAAAAGCAGCCTGCCGTTTCTCAAAAGACAGAAGATACCCGCTTGGGGGTGGGATTAAACGTGATACGCAGTGAGATAGGCAAGTGCACACGGTGTAAACTTCACAAGACCAGAAAAAACATAGTGTTTGGAGAGGGCGCCGCCGATGCGAGGTTGATGTTTATAGGGGAGGGCCCGGGTGCGGATGAGGATGAGCAGGGGAGGCCTTTTGTGGGCAGAGCAGGGAAACTTCTTACCAGCCTCATTAATAAAATGGGCTTTAAGAGGGAGGATGTTTACATCGCAAACGTTGTTAAATGCCGTCCGCCTGCCAACAGGGACCCTGAGCGGGATGAGGTCAAGGCATGTATTGGTTTTCTTAAATCCCAGATAGCATCCATCTCGCCTGCTGCAATAATGGCTTTAGGGACGGTGGCAACTCAGGCGATTTTAAATACCGACAAACCGATAACACGTTTAAGGGGAGAGTTCAGGGACTATCATGGAATCAGGTTAATGCCCACTTATCATCCGTCATATTTACTGAGAAATCCCAGTGCCAAAAAGATAGTCTGGGAGGATGCACTGAAGGTTTTGAGGGTGCTGGGCATAGAGATTATAGAGGCTCCGGAAAACGCAGGGATATAATATAGAAATGAATGCAACTTGGTATTACTCTTTTGACTGCAACTCTTGCATTATACCAAGTTGCAGTCAGAAGTATAACAAGGCGGCAAGGAGAAAGCGACGCAGGCGTACTTTTAGTACGCTGAGGAGCTTTTGACGAAGCCAACAAAGTTAGACTATTGAATGCAACCTTGCATTATACCAAGTTGCAGTCAGAAGTATAACAAGGCGGCAAGGAGAAAGCGACGCAGGCGTACTTTTAGTACGCTGAGGAGCTTTTAACGAAGCCAACAAAGTTAGACTATTGAATGCAACCTTGCATTATACCAAGTTGCAGTCAGAAGTATAACAAGGCGGCAAGGNNNNNNNNNNNNNNNNNNNNNNNNNNNNNNNNNNNNNNNNNNNNNNNNNNNNNNNNNNNNNNNNNNNNNNNNNNNNNNNNNNNNNNNNNNNNNGGAGAAAGCGACGCAGGCGTACTTTTAGTACGCTGAGGAGCTTTTAACGAAGCCAACAAAGTTAGACTATTGAATGCAACTTGGTATTACTCTTCTATATAAACCGGCGTACTGGATAGTGTAATACTTACTGATGAGTTATCCACGTTTAAGGTAGTTGATTCAAGGGTTATTGAGGAGTTGTCGGCAGGTACAGATGTTGTCACTTTTACCGTGGAGGCACTTGTGTTGTCCAACATGAAGGACACTGTGCTGTTGTCCTGAGCAGACCATAAAACATATACTGCTTTGTTGTCAACTATGAATTTGTATGCAAAGTAGTTTGC is from Nitrospirae bacterium YQR-1 and encodes:
- the tsaE gene encoding tRNA (adenosine(37)-N6)-threonylcarbamoyltransferase complex ATPase subunit type 1 TsaE — encoded protein: MRYLSGCTGETISIGLKLGRLLRAGDTVFLTGELGSGKTTLIKGIAGALGISSSDITSASFTIIAVHEGAVPLYHIDLYRLDDLSAMEDVGLFEYFGADGIAVVEWADKLQGTETADVTVNMKYLNDNEREIIIEGVDEQSWDNM
- a CDS encoding NAD(+)/NADH kinase gives rise to the protein MNRVGIICKRGKKEALELLLKLVPWLRERQIEVCVDSYSARETGLKGVPQEDMPKHCDMVVVLGGDGTMLAASRLVAESNLPIFGINLGGLGFITEVSIGEVFNVIEKVITGKCAVEDRIMLNATVIRDSKTLAQYTVLNDVVITKGALARIFDLEMFIDGMYVTTFRADGLIVSTPTGSTAYSLSAGGPILYPTLHCFVITPICSHTLTNRPIVINDDMSIEIIARSGSEDVYLTLDGQLGHHLMENDVVSVKRSVNMARLMIPCERDYFQILREKLKWGER
- a CDS encoding uracil-DNA glycosylase — protein: MSSKFASTLVEILRVYEAMGFELLPFPGKDDVFPVTKKQPAVSQKTEDTRLGVGLNVIRSEIGKCTRCKLHKTRKNIVFGEGAADARLMFIGEGPGADEDEQGRPFVGRAGKLLTSLINKMGFKREDVYIANVVKCRPPANRDPERDEVKACIGFLKSQIASISPAAIMALGTVATQAILNTDKPITRLRGEFRDYHGIRLMPTYHPSYLLRNPSAKKIVWEDALKVLRVLGIEIIEAPENAGI
- the pgeF gene encoding peptidoglycan editing factor PgeF produces the protein MLKDFYLLRTQNELTSQRGDNNLIYPEIFKHCEVEAFFTDGGMGLKVQEVFKPSKALFMPVQRHTDTIVVLRKNTSLPPPDTVADAVISDREDVVTGVQSADCVPILVFDKARKVTASVHAGWRGTAQEILGGVLGRFFSEFKSDAADIVMALGPSIRSCCYEVGDEVIAAVSEATGEGDYVCIQSAGGKHIDLSTANKIQAVSLGVNPENIWISPECTCCVSRYHSYRRSQKQNIATTGRQGAFITISYGDALS